The Dehalococcoidales bacterium genome window below encodes:
- a CDS encoding YeeE/YedE thiosulfate transporter family protein: MFLIALAVFLVLAFSISWALATYVPINIGVVTLIVGLVLGYMGQRSRFCTISGLRDFYLVKDSYRLKGLIGIIIGGIIGFNLVKLISGKLDFPGVPEFPMLSQGLAVEPIVLLPLSIIGAFGMAFFSVMAEGCPFRQHVMAGEGYLSGILYLFGLLLGVLFFDIVITPFLQVFTIAF; the protein is encoded by the coding sequence ATGTTTTTAATTGCACTTGCTGTATTTCTCGTTCTTGCTTTTTCTATTTCCTGGGCGCTTGCCACTTATGTGCCGATAAACATAGGGGTGGTAACCCTTATCGTTGGTTTGGTTTTAGGTTATATGGGGCAACGTTCGCGCTTTTGTACGATAAGCGGACTCAGAGATTTTTATCTTGTTAAAGATTCATATCGACTCAAGGGCTTGATCGGGATAATTATTGGCGGTATCATCGGTTTTAACCTGGTGAAGCTTATCAGCGGCAAGCTGGATTTCCCCGGAGTACCTGAATTTCCCATGCTTAGCCAAGGCTTGGCAGTTGAACCCATTGTTCTACTTCCGCTGAGCATAATAGGGGCTTTTGGCATGGCGTTTTTTTCAGTTATGGCCGAGGGGTGTCCTTTCCGCCAGCATGTGATGGCAGGGGAAGGTTATCTATCGGGAATTCTTTATTTATTTGGTCTCTTGTTGGGTGTACTCTTTTTTGATATCGTAATCACCCCATTCCTGCAGGTGTTTACGATCGCTTTTTAA